A region of Paractinoplanes abujensis DNA encodes the following proteins:
- a CDS encoding cytochrome P450: MALLDQTLAFGAKGYAWLPDLRRRSHGRPIALRIGGQSAVAISGPDAARFFYEQGHLERHTALPAPVVDTLFGRGVHTLDGEAHRARKALFVELLMHEDGIDTLASLTGKIFDETIDGLRGGGPVSLFDETARVLSEAAARWTGVPEDGSLDDDLVAMVDGFATLGPRHLRARLARRRRERQLAGLIDAARRQEPTGEPLSKIAHHLENGYLLDSRTAAVELINIIRPTTAVAWLAAFAGHALDRWPGTRAPLRSGDDDYTLAFVHEVRRFYPFAPFLGGRARRDLRFQSTDIAKGTLVLLDVYGQHHDPRVWPEPYEFRPERFLGRRIGEFELIPQGGGDPRSGHRCPGEKITIAVLGTLVQRLAKLDYYLPPQNTDIDLSRVPARPRSGVKIVIPQ; encoded by the coding sequence ATGGCGCTTCTCGACCAGACCTTGGCGTTCGGGGCGAAGGGGTACGCCTGGCTCCCCGACCTTCGACGCCGCAGCCACGGCCGCCCGATCGCGCTGCGGATCGGCGGGCAGTCCGCAGTGGCGATCAGCGGCCCCGACGCCGCCCGCTTCTTCTACGAGCAGGGCCACCTCGAACGGCACACGGCGCTGCCCGCCCCCGTGGTCGACACCCTGTTCGGCCGGGGCGTGCACACCCTCGACGGCGAAGCGCACCGGGCCCGCAAGGCGCTCTTCGTCGAACTGCTGATGCACGAGGACGGCATCGACACCCTGGCCTCGCTGACCGGCAAGATCTTCGACGAGACGATCGACGGCCTGCGCGGCGGCGGACCGGTGTCGCTGTTCGACGAGACGGCCCGGGTGCTGTCCGAGGCGGCCGCGCGGTGGACCGGCGTACCGGAAGACGGGTCTCTCGACGACGACCTCGTGGCCATGGTCGACGGCTTCGCGACCCTCGGCCCGCGTCACCTGCGGGCCCGGCTGGCCCGGCGGCGGCGTGAACGGCAACTGGCCGGGCTCATCGACGCCGCACGCCGTCAGGAACCCACCGGCGAGCCCCTGTCCAAGATCGCGCACCACCTCGAGAACGGCTACCTGCTCGACTCGCGCACCGCCGCCGTCGAACTGATCAACATCATCCGCCCCACGACGGCCGTGGCCTGGCTCGCCGCCTTCGCCGGGCACGCGCTCGACCGCTGGCCGGGAACGCGGGCCCCGCTCCGCTCGGGCGACGACGACTACACGCTGGCCTTCGTGCACGAAGTGCGGCGGTTCTATCCCTTCGCACCCTTCCTGGGCGGGCGCGCGCGACGGGACCTGCGGTTCCAGAGCACTGACATCGCCAAGGGCACGCTGGTGCTGCTCGACGTCTACGGGCAGCACCACGACCCGCGGGTCTGGCCCGAACCGTACGAATTCCGGCCCGAACGCTTCCTGGGGCGGAGGATCGGCGAGTTCGAGCTGATCCCGCAAGGGGGTGGTGATCCACGGTCGGGGCATCGCTGCCCGGGCGAGAAGATCACGATCGCGGTGCTGGGGACGCTGGTGCAGCGGCTGGCCAAACTCGACTACTACCTGCCGCCGCAGAACACCGACATCGACCTGAGCCGCGTGCCGGCCCGCCCCAGAAGCGGCGTGAAGATCGTCATCCCCCAGTAG